Below is a window of Tolypothrix bouteillei VB521301 DNA.
TAGTTAACAAAAGATTGAGAGGTGGCAACGAACAAGAAAACTGAAGTCTCGAACGCTAATACTTAAGAGATGCTGGGATTAATCGTATACATTAACCCGGCTTTTTTACTATCCGTATTTTTTGACTGTTTCACACTTGAATTTTTTACTGTCTCACACTCCGAAGAAGTGCAAATCGTGTAAATAGAATATACTACAAACATAATCTCGTTGTTTCAGCGGTTGCACTCCACCTTGAAAGAGTGCAAAAAACGCTGCATAAACTAGAATTGGTTGGTATAAAACTTGCATTTATGGGTTGGGAGTGCGATCGCGGTTTTACGCTTTGAGATGATGCAAAAATTGGATTTTTAAAACCAAGAGAAAATGCCATGTAGGAGCTAGTTCGGTTAGGCGATCGCGAAGAGTGCTTGTGTATTCGATTTGACTTAAATACAATTTATGGAATAGTTCCATTTTTAGGCTGATTTAGTGACAAAGAGAATATTAATTCTATCGGCTAATCCACAAGGTTCTATGCAGCTCTGCTTGGATAAAGAGATGCGAGAGATCAAAGAGGGACTCTTGCAGTCAAGGAAGGGCGATCGCTACTTAATCAAGATAGTAGGAGTAAGTTACAGGGATATGGTTCGTGTGGTACTTGATGACTTGTACCTACGCCACTGAACAAATGTGAGTTGTCTGCCCAAAAAAGCCTCAAGCGTTTTTCGATACTCATCAATCGAGTCTAGCTTGACTTTAGGCATAAGTATTTTTACTCTTGTTCCTCCTGCGTCTGATTTTTTCTCAGTTCGGAATTGATCAGCCGACTGTTAGCAGTTTCCGTGTATGCGTTTAACCCCATAAACCACAAAATTCGATAGAATTCTGCCGGTTTCCATCCGTCTGCTTCTGCAATCTCCAAAGCTTGCTTGAGTATTGGCTCGGGAATTGCAAACTCAATCCTTGTCATTTTAGGAGCGTTTGTTTCTGGCATCTGTTCAAGCTTGACAACACTTTCCGTATGCATCCTAACAAATAGTGGCTTCTTATGGGATACTAAACCAAAATTTTTGCTAAAAACATTAAAATTCTTTACAAACCAGTACAGCAGTACGGTGCAAATTCCATAATCTTTGCGTAATACAAAGGTAATCTTGACGTTTTAGCGATCGCACTCTGGGGCTTTGGAGTGCAAAAAGCTCTACTATATGGATATCTAAAAGGTATAAAGCAAGCAGCCTTGGTGTGGCAGGCATTACAGCTTTACAGCACTAACGCAATGCAAAAATTGGGGTCGCGGGACCCCCCAAAAACCGCGTGTATGAGGCTAGCTGCGGAAACGTCGGGGCGGGAGATGGATTGGAACCGGGCGCTCGTCGAGCTTGGGCGTGATGGCATGGTGTTTGTGGTGCGATCTGAAAGTGTGGGAGCGACAAAGCCCGTCATACAATTACCTATCTACAGGCAGTAGACAATCCTTAAAGGATAGACAAACATAAGTTCAAGACAACTCCAGAGAAATCTTAACTGAAACAGTGCAGCTACCCCAGTCTGTGTACACAACTTACAGTGAAGAAAAATGAAGCTGAACCAAAAAATAGCAATTACCACCGCAGGCGTAGCCTTGGGCTTCACTACAATGAAAGCTAACCCAGCATATGCTGTCGTCCGAACTGTTGATTTCACGATCGATGATGTCACTCAAAGTGCTGCTTATGGTGGAGCGCCATTGCTGATAGAGCAACCGCTTTCAGGTTTTTATAGCTTTGATGACGAATCAACACCCATCACAGTACCTCCTGCGTCTCTCAATCTTTCTGTATTTCCTTTAGTGGATTTTAATTTTGACTTTTTGGGACGCCAATTCTCTGTTGAGGATATTAGCGGCTATGGTGGCACGGCTACAGACTTGTTAATTGGCGGTTCTATAGTGGAGGGTAATAATGTAGAAACAAATTTTTCCATTTTTTCTATTTCCAGACCGGGTTTTGCTGAACCGCGTTTTAATGGCACTGCTATTCGGGGTCCTTTTGTATACTTTATAGAAGGCAGACCGCAGCTTTCTTTACGGACTCAAAGAGTTCCCGAACCAGCAACTGTTGGTAGTCTGGCTCTGTTAGGGCTCTGCAGTCTTCTTTTGAAGAAAAAAGTGGCATCCGAGTGCAGTCAAAAGGATTGATGAAAGTTTTATTTGGATGGGAATTGGGAGGCGGACAGGGGCATATTCATCGCTTAGCGGCGTTGGCTCGGATACTGGAACCATTAGGAATTGAACCAGTTTTTGCCTTAAAATCTTACAAAATCAAAGGTATCGGTTTCCCATGGGAGATTGTCTTTGCCCCGAGCCTGCCTTTTTCTGGAAGGTCGGAATCTTACACATTTGCAGATATTTTAGAAACCTTTGGCTTTGGTAACCCTCATTTGTTACGATCGCATTTGTTGGCATGGCAGTCGGTGATTTCACAGATCAAACCAAGTTTGGCGATCGCCGATTATGCCCCTGGGTTGGTGTTAGCAGCTAGGGGTGTGATACCTACAGTTGTTGTAGGAGATAGTTTTGCAGTACCACCAAGAGTTGAAGTTTTTCCACCTTTAAGATTACCCGTACCACACCAAACTCAAAACCGTGCAGAACAAGTTAGCAATACGATTCGTGAAGTGGTGAAATCGGATGCATTTTTGGGGGAGATTTTTTGTGGAGATGCTAATTTTATCTTTGGTATTCCCGAATTAGACCCTTATGGATATTTACGAACCGAGCGCGATCGCTATCTGAGCATACACGTTACACCTATCCCAAGAAATTTGCACAAACCTGAAGGTCCTGCTTGGGCTTATTTATACGATGACTATCCTTACCGAAATCTAGTACTGCAAACCCTGAAACCTGAATGTGAGTTTAAATCTTTAACAGAAGTTTTGTCCGGAAAGTCAATGGCAATTCATCATGGGAGCTCGACGACCGCTATTGCTTGTTTGCTTGCAGGTATTCCTCAATTGGTCTTTCCTCAAAGTCTAGAACATCGCCTGAATGCGATCGCACTTTCTGGGTTAGGGGTAGCGAAAATGGTTTCTACTCCTACATGGGAGAATTTGCTCGTAGCACAAGCTGAGACTTATGCACTGACTCCTAATGCTTTGCTTTTGGCCCAAAGGCTTGCTCATTGGAACCAAAACTTCGTGTCTGTTTTTGTGAAAACCTGTCTTGATTTTTTGGCAGGAGCGTCCGCCATAGATGCGTAGCGCTCACCTCGCTAACGTCAAATATTTAAAACCGGGAGAAAATGCCATACGGGCGCTAGTGCGGTAGGGCGATCGCATGGTACTTTACCGCCGCTTAATTCTCGAACTACCGAAACCGCGAGAAATTGAACTCAACGCCCAAGTCATGTCCAGTATCAATAAACAGCTGCCATCTACCTCGAGCAAGGCTGACGAATTCAATATCTTGCACTGGTTTGGAGAAAAAAAGCTGAGAACGCTTATCTGCAAATCGCTTTTACTTTTATTCAGCCAGCCCTATGTACTAACAATATTATCAGGTAAAAACCTGAACTAAAGGCTAGGGACAAATTCAAGGTTTGAATGGTAGGTTGTATGTTGTAAAACAGGCGCTTCTCAAGTCTTCATAGTTAATTTTTTGATAGCTGTAACTTATTATACTTTTAATCTAAGCATTTCCGATTGGGATTTAGTGCAAGCTGTTTATGAATTCCCCATATAGCTTCAGTTGAATACTGTTTACTCAAGAAACTACAATGCGTACACTCAAATGGATTTTGATTGTGATGGTAATAATCGTAGGAATCTTTACTATTCCTACCAAAATAGCGGTAGCCCAATCATCCAATGCTCAGCCTACTTGGTCCAGATTTATTTGGCCGCTTTGTGGACGAATTAAAGAAGAGTTTGCCAAGACTCCAACCACTGATGATGATATTGATAAGAATGGTACAATAGCGTGTGATGTCGCTCGTATTGAGCAACAAGGTAAAACCGATTTTCCCATTTATTACGGCTTCGGCTATCGAAACTTTCGAGACTCTACTCGTGCTATCTCCTTCCATCGAGGACTAGATTTAGCTACCCCCGGAAACACACATAATAAGGATAACGATAATCCAGTTTTTGCTACAGCAAGTGGTTTTGTTAAATCCGTTACCTGTGACAAAACGGGTCAGACAAATGCAGATTTAGATAATAAGCCTCAAGAATGTATAAGCGCTCGCGACCAAAAAGTTGTATTGTTGCATCCTGCTAATGGAGCTTCACAATGCTCAACCACAAATCCATGCCTAATCTCCGTTTACGATCATGTTTACGTTACCGTTTCTGGTCAAGATCCTCTTGTTAAGCCTGGGGAGACCGTAGTTAAAGGTCAACATATCGCTTGGACAGGAACGAGCCGCGAAGACAATTTCGATCACATTCACTTTGAAATTCGAGATCCCTATGAGCGAGCAAAACAGGCAAACGTAACGACTTCAGGTGGAAGTTCTTTCGCTAAAGATGCCCGCAACCCCATGTTTTACTTGCCTTATCTAGTCTTAAATAACCCTGAACCACTCAATATTGAAATCACTGAAACGCCAGTAGTCTCCAATCCTGGTGTAGATGTTTGGGTCAATCTCACTGCAAATCCAAACTACAACTTCAACTTAAAATCCATCCAAGTTAAGTCTACCTATGAAGACAGCAATGGGACACATCAGCGGGCGTTTGTGCCTACCTTAAGAACTTCTGGTACCAACGTCAAAGAGTACATAGTTAACAATAGCCTTTTTGATATAGATGAGTGGAGCGTTCAACATACACCATTCCCGTCTGGTTCCACCCTATGGGATAAAGAGAAAACTGAGAATCCATACTTCAAGAATACAAATTCTACCGAACCGGATCAATTCTTAGAGAAAAATGCAAGCACGACTACTCTTCAAGATGGTCATCGTTACGCAGATTTCGACTTCAAGCTCATTACTGTAGGAGAACGCCGCGATAATACTATAGGGAATGAATGGTACACACTAAAAGTAGGCTTCACCGGTATTGAAGATGCTCCTGCAGGCACAACACGTTGTTACGAAGTAGAGGTTGTTACGGCTTATCCCAATCCCATAACTAGTAGTCAATTTAGAAGGCTTAACCAAACTAAAACTGTAACACAGTGCTTCACCTAGTAAC
It encodes the following:
- a CDS encoding nucleotide disphospho-sugar-binding domain-containing protein, yielding MKVLFGWELGGGQGHIHRLAALARILEPLGIEPVFALKSYKIKGIGFPWEIVFAPSLPFSGRSESYTFADILETFGFGNPHLLRSHLLAWQSVISQIKPSLAIADYAPGLVLAARGVIPTVVVGDSFAVPPRVEVFPPLRLPVPHQTQNRAEQVSNTIREVVKSDAFLGEIFCGDANFIFGIPELDPYGYLRTERDRYLSIHVTPIPRNLHKPEGPAWAYLYDDYPYRNLVLQTLKPECEFKSLTEVLSGKSMAIHHGSSTTAIACLLAGIPQLVFPQSLEHRLNAIALSGLGVAKMVSTPTWENLLVAQAETYALTPNALLLAQRLAHWNQNFVSVFVKTCLDFLAGASAIDA
- a CDS encoding PEP-CTERM sorting domain-containing protein (PEP-CTERM proteins occur, often in large numbers, in the proteomes of bacteria that also encode an exosortase, a predicted intramembrane cysteine proteinase. The presence of a PEP-CTERM domain at a protein's C-terminus predicts cleavage within the sorting domain, followed by covalent anchoring to some some component of the (usually Gram-negative) cell surface. Many PEP-CTERM proteins exhibit an unusual sequence composition that includes large numbers of potential glycosylation sites. Expression of one such protein has been shown restore the ability of a bacterium to form floc, a type of biofilm.), with the translated sequence MKLNQKIAITTAGVALGFTTMKANPAYAVVRTVDFTIDDVTQSAAYGGAPLLIEQPLSGFYSFDDESTPITVPPASLNLSVFPLVDFNFDFLGRQFSVEDISGYGGTATDLLIGGSIVEGNNVETNFSIFSISRPGFAEPRFNGTAIRGPFVYFIEGRPQLSLRTQRVPEPATVGSLALLGLCSLLLKKKVASECSQKD
- a CDS encoding M23 family metallopeptidase, whose translation is MRTLKWILIVMVIIVGIFTIPTKIAVAQSSNAQPTWSRFIWPLCGRIKEEFAKTPTTDDDIDKNGTIACDVARIEQQGKTDFPIYYGFGYRNFRDSTRAISFHRGLDLATPGNTHNKDNDNPVFATASGFVKSVTCDKTGQTNADLDNKPQECISARDQKVVLLHPANGASQCSTTNPCLISVYDHVYVTVSGQDPLVKPGETVVKGQHIAWTGTSREDNFDHIHFEIRDPYERAKQANVTTSGGSSFAKDARNPMFYLPYLVLNNPEPLNIEITETPVVSNPGVDVWVNLTANPNYNFNLKSIQVKSTYEDSNGTHQRAFVPTLRTSGTNVKEYIVNNSLFDIDEWSVQHTPFPSGSTLWDKEKTENPYFKNTNSTEPDQFLEKNASTTTLQDGHRYADFDFKLITVGERRDNTIGNEWYTLKVGFTGIEDAPAGTTRCYEVEVVTAYPNPITSSQFRRLNQTKTVTQCFT